One Lactobacillus crispatus DNA segment encodes these proteins:
- a CDS encoding CPBP family intramembrane glutamic endopeptidase — protein MRGKILFFLGPSFLNSGNGKLLQAIVSLVIALICAHFANKLAGKSFKVFIKRIEQGKVRWLTALFCVIVFILYLAKASQWVQVMHKSVMSIITILLLAVAAGLCEEFLFRDLLFNLFTKILSKRRYVLLWSAILSSICFGLAHFVNLARQDFVVTFQQVIAVTSIGLMLCTIRIFTNNMWLNVIMHIAFDISPLVVTGDIIGKWSAIIVSGLWIGGISLLTIWTYNHHCLKEN, from the coding sequence TTGAGAGGGAAAATATTATTCTTTCTCGGTCCTAGTTTCTTAAATAGTGGTAATGGAAAATTATTACAAGCAATTGTTAGTTTAGTTATTGCATTAATTTGTGCCCATTTTGCTAATAAGCTTGCCGGAAAAAGTTTTAAAGTATTTATCAAGAGAATTGAGCAAGGAAAAGTACGTTGGCTTACAGCATTATTTTGTGTAATAGTATTTATTCTTTACTTAGCTAAGGCGTCACAGTGGGTTCAAGTAATGCATAAATCTGTAATGAGTATCATAACAATTCTTTTGTTAGCAGTGGCTGCGGGACTTTGTGAAGAATTTTTATTTCGTGATTTACTTTTTAATTTGTTTACCAAAATACTTAGTAAAAGACGCTACGTGTTATTGTGGTCAGCTATTTTAAGTTCGATTTGTTTTGGCTTAGCCCATTTTGTAAATTTAGCCAGACAAGATTTTGTAGTTACTTTCCAACAGGTAATTGCAGTTACATCTATAGGATTAATGCTGTGCACGATAAGAATATTCACTAATAATATGTGGTTAAATGTCATTATGCACATTGCTTTTGATATATCACCTCTCGTGGTAACAGGAGATATAATAGGAAAATGGTCCGCTATTATTGTAAGTGGTTTATGGATAGGCGGAATATCACTGCTAACTATCTGGACCTATAACCATCATTGCTTAAAAGAAAATTAG
- a CDS encoding type I restriction endonuclease subunit R: MAIEKAELEFENKLIHKLETLGGVKQWKYEPSIKTTEQLWQNFKKILEENNSDKLEEPLSDEEFAQVKRIISNLKTPYEAGQFLYGLNGVSQVEVDLDSGKHVYLTVFDQSQIGAGNTRYQVVNQIERPAVIPGFRSCRFDTTLLINGLPIIQIEEKADYHDSDEALNQMHKYIHEQQYGDIFSTLQILVAMTPHDIRYMARTTDEAFNKTFAFQWQRKKDNSPVYDWQEFTSSMLSIPMAHQMATNYIILDGTPKRQMIKVMRPYQVYAASSIIDKVRQHNFDIDPQGIGYVWHATGSGKTISSFKTAWLASRLPNVDKVVFLVDRVALTNQTVDEYSAYDPEKAENGSGGVVTDASNRWVLSRKIRSKGNGIIVTSLQKMAALVKDKQDISNIAKKHILFIVDEAHRSTSGDMLQSIKTAFPKSAWVGYTGTPVFDGHSTTREIFGDLIHAYTIVDAIRDNNVLGFKVDFETTLSDEVLKKQYLPAYFKARYPKYTDKQIQDRINNLKPEDMDDMIEPSVYDNNQKHVELVVKDVLKNWDKRSRNGEYNALFTTHVGGMKPSTPMAMMFYREFKKQNQLRDKPLKIGITFSMDNSNGDNQLDNNDSLVEAIHDYNVQFGTNFGLKDVKEYTEQLVSRLNRTIYDGNYLDLVIVVDQLLTGFDAPQLNTLYVDRTLQGASLIQAYSRTNRVYDMQTKPFGRVVNYRWPVQSEKLMKKALAEYGSKDSANEQQDLGGDIPTVISPPFSEVKKELRKVVSTLSDTTDNFTRVPQDLEADRQDQMLKDLRQYNHLMAMAKQDDEYDEKHPEKLLKEIGLSQQQEEILTTTLAIKLKKKIAKRKNIDFTAIDLSMEHVKEIKVSYTYLKQLIAELMNQKHEEQEEKAKKTVKKIKELSDRMDDRKKAEQISKFVDSIFNNDVKAKSYPVRQDDIDELLERYANTSMREDILTYKRKWGLVDIPDSQKVNAIIYNHVQGADDLNIDGDLDAIIREASLVYKTDAEDEEIRELGKFKYLRSLSDSINKFADEITNKY, translated from the coding sequence ATGGCTATAGAAAAGGCAGAATTAGAATTTGAGAATAAGTTAATTCATAAATTGGAGACTTTAGGTGGAGTTAAGCAGTGGAAATATGAACCTTCAATAAAGACAACTGAACAATTATGGCAAAATTTCAAAAAGATTCTTGAAGAAAATAATTCTGATAAATTGGAAGAGCCGTTGTCAGATGAAGAATTTGCTCAAGTGAAACGTATTATTTCCAATTTGAAAACACCATATGAAGCAGGGCAATTTTTATATGGACTTAATGGTGTTTCTCAAGTTGAAGTTGATCTAGATTCTGGAAAACATGTATATCTTACGGTATTTGATCAATCACAAATTGGTGCAGGAAATACTCGGTATCAAGTTGTTAATCAAATTGAAAGACCAGCAGTAATTCCTGGATTTAGGTCTTGCAGATTCGATACTACTTTACTCATTAATGGATTACCAATTATTCAAATCGAAGAAAAAGCTGATTATCATGATTCTGATGAAGCATTAAATCAGATGCACAAATATATTCATGAACAACAATACGGTGACATTTTTTCCACTTTACAAATTTTAGTTGCAATGACGCCACACGACATAAGATATATGGCTAGAACTACTGATGAAGCCTTTAATAAAACTTTTGCATTTCAGTGGCAACGTAAAAAAGATAATTCTCCTGTATACGATTGGCAAGAATTTACTTCAAGTATGCTTTCAATTCCAATGGCACATCAAATGGCAACCAACTACATAATTTTGGATGGTACGCCTAAACGCCAGATGATTAAAGTTATGCGACCATATCAGGTTTATGCAGCAAGCTCAATTATTGATAAAGTGCGTCAACATAATTTTGACATTGATCCTCAAGGGATTGGTTATGTTTGGCATGCAACTGGTTCGGGCAAAACTATTTCTTCATTTAAGACTGCATGGCTGGCTTCACGATTACCTAATGTTGATAAAGTTGTATTTTTAGTTGATAGAGTGGCTCTTACTAATCAGACAGTTGATGAGTATAGTGCTTATGATCCTGAAAAAGCTGAAAATGGTAGCGGCGGTGTAGTTACTGATGCATCTAATAGATGGGTTTTGTCTAGAAAAATTAGATCTAAAGGTAATGGAATCATTGTAACTTCTCTACAAAAAATGGCAGCTCTGGTTAAAGATAAACAAGATATTAGTAATATTGCCAAAAAGCATATTTTGTTTATTGTTGATGAAGCTCATAGATCAACTTCCGGTGATATGTTACAAAGTATCAAAACAGCCTTTCCAAAATCGGCTTGGGTTGGATATACAGGTACACCAGTGTTTGATGGACATTCAACCACTAGGGAAATATTTGGTGATTTAATTCATGCATATACTATTGTAGATGCAATTAGAGATAATAATGTTTTAGGATTTAAGGTCGATTTTGAGACAACCTTATCCGATGAAGTTCTAAAAAAACAATATTTGCCTGCTTACTTTAAAGCTAGATATCCTAAATATACTGATAAACAAATTCAGGATAGAATTAATAACCTTAAGCCTGAAGATATGGACGACATGATTGAACCCAGTGTTTATGACAATAATCAGAAGCACGTAGAATTAGTTGTTAAAGACGTCCTAAAAAATTGGGATAAACGTTCTCGAAATGGGGAATATAATGCATTATTTACTACGCACGTTGGAGGAATGAAACCATCTACTCCGATGGCGATGATGTTTTATCGAGAATTTAAAAAGCAAAATCAGTTGCGTGATAAACCATTGAAGATTGGAATTACCTTTAGTATGGATAATTCTAATGGTGACAATCAATTGGATAATAATGACTCACTTGTGGAAGCAATTCATGACTATAATGTTCAATTTGGCACTAACTTTGGATTAAAGGATGTTAAGGAATATACCGAACAATTAGTATCACGCCTGAATCGCACGATCTATGATGGAAATTATTTAGATCTTGTAATTGTAGTTGATCAGTTATTAACGGGATTTGATGCTCCTCAACTTAACACGTTATATGTTGATCGTACGCTTCAAGGCGCTTCGTTAATTCAGGCATATTCTCGAACTAATCGAGTTTATGATATGCAAACTAAGCCTTTTGGTAGGGTTGTAAACTATCGTTGGCCCGTTCAAAGCGAGAAGTTGATGAAAAAAGCTCTAGCTGAATATGGCTCTAAAGATTCTGCAAATGAACAGCAAGACCTAGGGGGTGATATACCTACTGTAATTTCACCCCCATTTAGTGAAGTGAAGAAAGAATTGAGAAAGGTAGTAAGTACTCTAAGTGATACTACTGATAACTTTACTAGAGTTCCTCAGGACTTAGAAGCTGATAGACAGGACCAAATGTTAAAGGATCTAAGGCAATATAATCATCTGATGGCAATGGCCAAGCAAGATGATGAATATGATGAAAAACATCCTGAGAAACTGCTTAAGGAAATCGGCTTATCTCAACAGCAAGAAGAGATTTTGACAACTACTTTAGCTATTAAATTGAAGAAAAAGATTGCTAAACGGAAGAACATTGATTTTACTGCAATTGACTTAAGTATGGAGCATGTTAAGGAAATAAAAGTTTCATATACATACCTGAAACAATTGATTGCAGAATTGATGAATCAAAAACATGAAGAGCAAGAAGAAAAGGCCAAAAAGACTGTTAAAAAGATCAAAGAATTGTCTGATCGGATGGATGATCGAAAGAAAGCCGAACAGATTAGTAAATTCGTTGATAGCATCTTTAACAATGATGTAAAGGCTAAATCATACCCAGTAAGACAAGATGACATTGATGAATTGCTGGAGAGATATGCCAATACTTCAATGCGTGAAGATATTTTGACATATAAGCGTAAATGGGGACTTGTAGATATTCCAGACAGTCAAAAGGTTAATGCAATTATTTACAATCACGTACAAGGTGCAGATGATTTGAATATTGATGGTGATTTAGATGCCATTATTAGAGAAGCTTCATTAGTTTATAAAACTGATGCCGAGGATGAAGAAATACGTGAATTAGGTAAATTTAAATATCTTAGAAGTTTAAGCGACAGTATTAACAAGTTTGCTGATGAAATAACGAACAAGTATTAA
- a CDS encoding LPXTG cell wall anchor domain-containing protein → MKNDTVEQITPRSASKSVLPATGRQDSDLSWLGLLLSGLSLSGLWTRKKKTK, encoded by the coding sequence ATGAAAAACGATACAGTAGAACAAATTACACCGAGATCAGCCTCTAAGTCTGTTTTACCAGCTACCGGTAGGCAAGATAGTGATCTTTCATGGTTAGGGTTATTACTGTCTGGCTTGAGTTTAAGTGGATTATGGACTCGTAAGAAGAAAACAAAATAA